A window from Symphalangus syndactylus isolate Jambi chromosome 22, NHGRI_mSymSyn1-v2.1_pri, whole genome shotgun sequence encodes these proteins:
- the TNFRSF25 gene encoding tumor necrosis factor receptor superfamily member 25 isoform X3, translated as MEQRPRGCAAVAAALLLVLLGAQAQGGTRSSRCDCAGDFHKKIGLFCCRGCPAGHYLKAPCTEPCGNSTCLLCPQDTFLAWENHHNSECARCQACDEQASQVALENCSAVADTRCGCKPGWFVECQVSQCVSSSPFYCQPCLDCGALHRHTRLLCSRRDTDCGTCLPGFYEHGDGCVSCPTSTLGSCPERCAAVCGWRQMFWVQVLLAGLVVPLLLGATLTYTYRHCWPHKPMVTADEAGMEALTPPPATHLSPSDSAHTLLAPPDSSEKMCTVQLVGNSWTPGYPETQEAFCPQVTWSWDQLPNGALGFSHGVPARTPLTPPPDRGPRTPLALSGPAPGPAPAPTLLPESPDGSPAMMLQPGPQLYDVMDAVPARRWKEFVRTLGLREAEIEAVEVEIGRFRDQQYEMLKRWRQQQPAGLGAVYAALERMGLDGCAEDLRSRLQRGP; from the exons ATGGAGCAGCGGCCGCGGGGCTGCGCGGCGGTGGCGGCG GCGCTCCTCCTGGTGCTGCTGGGGGCCCAGGCCCAGGGCGGCACTCGTAGCTCCAGGTGTGACTGTGCCGGTGACTTCCACAAGAAGATTGGTCTGTTTTGTTGCAGAGGCTGCCCAGCGG GGCACTACCTGAAGGCCCCTTGCACGGAGCCCTGCGGCAACTCCACCTGCCTTCTGTGTCCCCAAGACACCTTCTTGGCCTGGGAGAACCACCATAATTCTGAATGTGCCCGCTGCCAGGCCTGTGATGAGCAGG cctcccaggtggcGCTGGAGAACTGTTCGGCAGTGGCCGACACCCGCTGTGGCTGTAAGCCAGGCTGGTTTGTGGAGTGCCAGGTCAGCCAATGTGTCAGCAGTTCACCCTTCTACTGCCAACCATGCCTAGACTGCGGGGCCCTGCACCGCCACACACGGCTACTCT GTTCCCGAAGAGATACTGACTGTGGGACCTGCCTGCCTGGCTTCTATGAACACGGCGATGGCTGCGTGTCCTGCCCCAC GAGCACCCTGGGGAGCTGTCCAGAGCGCTGTGCCGCTGTCTGTGGCTGGAGGCAGA TGTTCTGGGTCCAGGTGCTCCTGGCTGGCCTTGTGGTCCCCCTCCTGCTTGGGGCCACCCTGACCTACACATACCGCCACTGCTGGCCTCACAAGCCCATGGTTACTG CAGATGAAGCTGGGATGGAGGCTCTGACCCCACCACCG GCCACCCATCTGTCACCCTCAGACAGCGCCCACACCCTTCTAGCACCTCCTGACAGCAGTGAGAAGATGTGCACCGTCCAGTTGGTGGGCAACAGCTGGACCCCTGGCTACCCCGAGACCCAGGAAGCGTTCTGCCCGCAGGTGACATGGTCCTGGGACCAGTTGCCCAACGGAGCTCTTG GCTTCAGCCATGGGGTACCCGCACGAACGCCCCTGACTCCGCCTCCCGACCGCGGCCCACGTACCCCATTGGCTCTCTCTGGCCCTGCCCCAGGCCCCGCTCCTGCGCCCACACTCTTGCCAGAGTCCCCAGACGGCTCGCCCGCCATGATGCTGCAGCCGGGCCCGCAGCTCTACGACGTGATGGACGCGGTCCCAGCGCGGCGCTGGAAGGAGTTCGTGCGTACGCTGGGGCTGCGCGAGGCAGAGATCGAAGCCGTGGAGGTGGAGATCGGCCGCTTCCGAGACCAGCAGTACGAGATGCTCAAGCGCTGGCGCCAGCAGCAGCCCGCGGGCCTGGGCGCCGTTTATGCGGCCCTGGAGCGCATGGGGCTGGACGGCTGCGCGGAGGACTTGCGCAGCCGCCTGCAGCGCGGCCCGTGA
- the TNFRSF25 gene encoding tumor necrosis factor receptor superfamily member 25 isoform X5 gives MEQRPRGCAAVAAVAAALLLVLLGAQAQGGTRSSRCDCAGDFHKKIGLFCCRGCPAGHYLKAPCTEPCGNSTCLLCPQDTFLAWENHHNSECARCQACDEQASQVALENCSAVADTRCGCKPGWFVECQVSQCVSSSPFYCQPCLDCGALHRHTRLLCSRRDTDCGTCLPGFYEHGDGCVSCPTSTLGSCPERCAAVCGWRQMFWVQVLLAGLVVPLLLGATLTYTYRHCWPHKPMVTDEAGMEALTPPPATHLSPSDSAHTLLAPPDSSEKMCTVQLVGNSWTPGYPETQEAFCPQVTWSWDQLPNGALGPAPAPTLLPESPDGSPAMMLQPGPQLYDVMDAVPARRWKEFVRTLGLREAEIEAVEVEIGRFRDQQYEMLKRWRQQQPAGLGAVYAALERMGLDGCAEDLRSRLQRGP, from the exons ATGGAGCAGCGGCCGCGGGGCTGCGCGGCGGTGGCGGCGGTGGCTGCG GCGCTCCTCCTGGTGCTGCTGGGGGCCCAGGCCCAGGGCGGCACTCGTAGCTCCAGGTGTGACTGTGCCGGTGACTTCCACAAGAAGATTGGTCTGTTTTGTTGCAGAGGCTGCCCAGCGG GGCACTACCTGAAGGCCCCTTGCACGGAGCCCTGCGGCAACTCCACCTGCCTTCTGTGTCCCCAAGACACCTTCTTGGCCTGGGAGAACCACCATAATTCTGAATGTGCCCGCTGCCAGGCCTGTGATGAGCAGG cctcccaggtggcGCTGGAGAACTGTTCGGCAGTGGCCGACACCCGCTGTGGCTGTAAGCCAGGCTGGTTTGTGGAGTGCCAGGTCAGCCAATGTGTCAGCAGTTCACCCTTCTACTGCCAACCATGCCTAGACTGCGGGGCCCTGCACCGCCACACACGGCTACTCT GTTCCCGAAGAGATACTGACTGTGGGACCTGCCTGCCTGGCTTCTATGAACACGGCGATGGCTGCGTGTCCTGCCCCAC GAGCACCCTGGGGAGCTGTCCAGAGCGCTGTGCCGCTGTCTGTGGCTGGAGGCAGA TGTTCTGGGTCCAGGTGCTCCTGGCTGGCCTTGTGGTCCCCCTCCTGCTTGGGGCCACCCTGACCTACACATACCGCCACTGCTGGCCTCACAAGCCCATGGTTACTG ATGAAGCTGGGATGGAGGCTCTGACCCCACCACCG GCCACCCATCTGTCACCCTCAGACAGCGCCCACACCCTTCTAGCACCTCCTGACAGCAGTGAGAAGATGTGCACCGTCCAGTTGGTGGGCAACAGCTGGACCCCTGGCTACCCCGAGACCCAGGAAGCGTTCTGCCCGCAGGTGACATGGTCCTGGGACCAGTTGCCCAACGGAGCTCTTG GCCCCGCTCCTGCGCCCACACTCTTGCCAGAGTCCCCAGACGGCTCGCCCGCCATGATGCTGCAGCCGGGCCCGCAGCTCTACGACGTGATGGACGCGGTCCCAGCGCGGCGCTGGAAGGAGTTCGTGCGTACGCTGGGGCTGCGCGAGGCAGAGATCGAAGCCGTGGAGGTGGAGATCGGCCGCTTCCGAGACCAGCAGTACGAGATGCTCAAGCGCTGGCGCCAGCAGCAGCCCGCGGGCCTGGGCGCCGTTTATGCGGCCCTGGAGCGCATGGGGCTGGACGGCTGCGCGGAGGACTTGCGCAGCCGCCTGCAGCGCGGCCCGTGA
- the TNFRSF25 gene encoding tumor necrosis factor receptor superfamily member 25 isoform X4, with amino-acid sequence MEQRPRGCAAVAAALLLVLLGAQAQGGTRSSRCDCAGDFHKKIGLFCCRGCPAGHYLKAPCTEPCGNSTCLLCPQDTFLAWENHHNSECARCQACDEQASQVALENCSAVADTRCGCKPGWFVECQVSQCVSSSPFYCQPCLDCGALHRHTRLLCSRRDTDCGTCLPGFYEHGDGCVSCPTPPPSLAGAPWGAVQSAVPLSVAGGRVGVFWVQVLLAGLVVPLLLGATLTYTYRHCWPHKPMVTADEAGMEALTPPPATHLSPSDSAHTLLAPPDSSEKMCTVQLVGNSWTPGYPETQEAFCPQVTWSWDQLPNGALGPAPAPTLLPESPDGSPAMMLQPGPQLYDVMDAVPARRWKEFVRTLGLREAEIEAVEVEIGRFRDQQYEMLKRWRQQQPAGLGAVYAALERMGLDGCAEDLRSRLQRGP; translated from the exons ATGGAGCAGCGGCCGCGGGGCTGCGCGGCGGTGGCGGCG GCGCTCCTCCTGGTGCTGCTGGGGGCCCAGGCCCAGGGCGGCACTCGTAGCTCCAGGTGTGACTGTGCCGGTGACTTCCACAAGAAGATTGGTCTGTTTTGTTGCAGAGGCTGCCCAGCGG GGCACTACCTGAAGGCCCCTTGCACGGAGCCCTGCGGCAACTCCACCTGCCTTCTGTGTCCCCAAGACACCTTCTTGGCCTGGGAGAACCACCATAATTCTGAATGTGCCCGCTGCCAGGCCTGTGATGAGCAGG cctcccaggtggcGCTGGAGAACTGTTCGGCAGTGGCCGACACCCGCTGTGGCTGTAAGCCAGGCTGGTTTGTGGAGTGCCAGGTCAGCCAATGTGTCAGCAGTTCACCCTTCTACTGCCAACCATGCCTAGACTGCGGGGCCCTGCACCGCCACACACGGCTACTCT GTTCCCGAAGAGATACTGACTGTGGGACCTGCCTGCCTGGCTTCTATGAACACGGCGATGGCTGCGTGTCCTGCCCCAC GCCACCCCCATCCCTTGCAGGAGCACCCTGGGGAGCTGTCCAGAGCGCTGTGCCGCTGTCTGTGGCTGGAGGCAGAGTAGGTG TGTTCTGGGTCCAGGTGCTCCTGGCTGGCCTTGTGGTCCCCCTCCTGCTTGGGGCCACCCTGACCTACACATACCGCCACTGCTGGCCTCACAAGCCCATGGTTACTG CAGATGAAGCTGGGATGGAGGCTCTGACCCCACCACCG GCCACCCATCTGTCACCCTCAGACAGCGCCCACACCCTTCTAGCACCTCCTGACAGCAGTGAGAAGATGTGCACCGTCCAGTTGGTGGGCAACAGCTGGACCCCTGGCTACCCCGAGACCCAGGAAGCGTTCTGCCCGCAGGTGACATGGTCCTGGGACCAGTTGCCCAACGGAGCTCTTG GCCCCGCTCCTGCGCCCACACTCTTGCCAGAGTCCCCAGACGGCTCGCCCGCCATGATGCTGCAGCCGGGCCCGCAGCTCTACGACGTGATGGACGCGGTCCCAGCGCGGCGCTGGAAGGAGTTCGTGCGTACGCTGGGGCTGCGCGAGGCAGAGATCGAAGCCGTGGAGGTGGAGATCGGCCGCTTCCGAGACCAGCAGTACGAGATGCTCAAGCGCTGGCGCCAGCAGCAGCCCGCGGGCCTGGGCGCCGTTTATGCGGCCCTGGAGCGCATGGGGCTGGACGGCTGCGCGGAGGACTTGCGCAGCCGCCTGCAGCGCGGCCCGTGA
- the TNFRSF25 gene encoding tumor necrosis factor receptor superfamily member 25 isoform X2 has product MEQRPRGCAAVAAVAAALLLVLLGAQAQGGTRSSRCDCAGDFHKKIGLFCCRGCPAGHYLKAPCTEPCGNSTCLLCPQDTFLAWENHHNSECARCQACDEQASQVALENCSAVADTRCGCKPGWFVECQVSQCVSSSPFYCQPCLDCGALHRHTRLLCSRRDTDCGTCLPGFYEHGDGCVSCPTSTLGSCPERCAAVCGWRQMFWVQVLLAGLVVPLLLGATLTYTYRHCWPHKPMVTDEAGMEALTPPPATHLSPSDSAHTLLAPPDSSEKMCTVQLVGNSWTPGYPETQEAFCPQVTWSWDQLPNGALGFSHGVPARTPLTPPPDRGPRTPLALSGPAPGPAPAPTLLPESPDGSPAMMLQPGPQLYDVMDAVPARRWKEFVRTLGLREAEIEAVEVEIGRFRDQQYEMLKRWRQQQPAGLGAVYAALERMGLDGCAEDLRSRLQRGP; this is encoded by the exons ATGGAGCAGCGGCCGCGGGGCTGCGCGGCGGTGGCGGCGGTGGCTGCG GCGCTCCTCCTGGTGCTGCTGGGGGCCCAGGCCCAGGGCGGCACTCGTAGCTCCAGGTGTGACTGTGCCGGTGACTTCCACAAGAAGATTGGTCTGTTTTGTTGCAGAGGCTGCCCAGCGG GGCACTACCTGAAGGCCCCTTGCACGGAGCCCTGCGGCAACTCCACCTGCCTTCTGTGTCCCCAAGACACCTTCTTGGCCTGGGAGAACCACCATAATTCTGAATGTGCCCGCTGCCAGGCCTGTGATGAGCAGG cctcccaggtggcGCTGGAGAACTGTTCGGCAGTGGCCGACACCCGCTGTGGCTGTAAGCCAGGCTGGTTTGTGGAGTGCCAGGTCAGCCAATGTGTCAGCAGTTCACCCTTCTACTGCCAACCATGCCTAGACTGCGGGGCCCTGCACCGCCACACACGGCTACTCT GTTCCCGAAGAGATACTGACTGTGGGACCTGCCTGCCTGGCTTCTATGAACACGGCGATGGCTGCGTGTCCTGCCCCAC GAGCACCCTGGGGAGCTGTCCAGAGCGCTGTGCCGCTGTCTGTGGCTGGAGGCAGA TGTTCTGGGTCCAGGTGCTCCTGGCTGGCCTTGTGGTCCCCCTCCTGCTTGGGGCCACCCTGACCTACACATACCGCCACTGCTGGCCTCACAAGCCCATGGTTACTG ATGAAGCTGGGATGGAGGCTCTGACCCCACCACCG GCCACCCATCTGTCACCCTCAGACAGCGCCCACACCCTTCTAGCACCTCCTGACAGCAGTGAGAAGATGTGCACCGTCCAGTTGGTGGGCAACAGCTGGACCCCTGGCTACCCCGAGACCCAGGAAGCGTTCTGCCCGCAGGTGACATGGTCCTGGGACCAGTTGCCCAACGGAGCTCTTG GCTTCAGCCATGGGGTACCCGCACGAACGCCCCTGACTCCGCCTCCCGACCGCGGCCCACGTACCCCATTGGCTCTCTCTGGCCCTGCCCCAGGCCCCGCTCCTGCGCCCACACTCTTGCCAGAGTCCCCAGACGGCTCGCCCGCCATGATGCTGCAGCCGGGCCCGCAGCTCTACGACGTGATGGACGCGGTCCCAGCGCGGCGCTGGAAGGAGTTCGTGCGTACGCTGGGGCTGCGCGAGGCAGAGATCGAAGCCGTGGAGGTGGAGATCGGCCGCTTCCGAGACCAGCAGTACGAGATGCTCAAGCGCTGGCGCCAGCAGCAGCCCGCGGGCCTGGGCGCCGTTTATGCGGCCCTGGAGCGCATGGGGCTGGACGGCTGCGCGGAGGACTTGCGCAGCCGCCTGCAGCGCGGCCCGTGA
- the TNFRSF25 gene encoding tumor necrosis factor receptor superfamily member 25 isoform X1: MEQRPRGCAAVAAVAAALLLVLLGAQAQGGTRSSRCDCAGDFHKKIGLFCCRGCPAGHYLKAPCTEPCGNSTCLLCPQDTFLAWENHHNSECARCQACDEQASQVALENCSAVADTRCGCKPGWFVECQVSQCVSSSPFYCQPCLDCGALHRHTRLLCSRRDTDCGTCLPGFYEHGDGCVSCPTSTLGSCPERCAAVCGWRQMFWVQVLLAGLVVPLLLGATLTYTYRHCWPHKPMVTADEAGMEALTPPPATHLSPSDSAHTLLAPPDSSEKMCTVQLVGNSWTPGYPETQEAFCPQVTWSWDQLPNGALGFSHGVPARTPLTPPPDRGPRTPLALSGPAPGPAPAPTLLPESPDGSPAMMLQPGPQLYDVMDAVPARRWKEFVRTLGLREAEIEAVEVEIGRFRDQQYEMLKRWRQQQPAGLGAVYAALERMGLDGCAEDLRSRLQRGP, from the exons ATGGAGCAGCGGCCGCGGGGCTGCGCGGCGGTGGCGGCGGTGGCTGCG GCGCTCCTCCTGGTGCTGCTGGGGGCCCAGGCCCAGGGCGGCACTCGTAGCTCCAGGTGTGACTGTGCCGGTGACTTCCACAAGAAGATTGGTCTGTTTTGTTGCAGAGGCTGCCCAGCGG GGCACTACCTGAAGGCCCCTTGCACGGAGCCCTGCGGCAACTCCACCTGCCTTCTGTGTCCCCAAGACACCTTCTTGGCCTGGGAGAACCACCATAATTCTGAATGTGCCCGCTGCCAGGCCTGTGATGAGCAGG cctcccaggtggcGCTGGAGAACTGTTCGGCAGTGGCCGACACCCGCTGTGGCTGTAAGCCAGGCTGGTTTGTGGAGTGCCAGGTCAGCCAATGTGTCAGCAGTTCACCCTTCTACTGCCAACCATGCCTAGACTGCGGGGCCCTGCACCGCCACACACGGCTACTCT GTTCCCGAAGAGATACTGACTGTGGGACCTGCCTGCCTGGCTTCTATGAACACGGCGATGGCTGCGTGTCCTGCCCCAC GAGCACCCTGGGGAGCTGTCCAGAGCGCTGTGCCGCTGTCTGTGGCTGGAGGCAGA TGTTCTGGGTCCAGGTGCTCCTGGCTGGCCTTGTGGTCCCCCTCCTGCTTGGGGCCACCCTGACCTACACATACCGCCACTGCTGGCCTCACAAGCCCATGGTTACTG CAGATGAAGCTGGGATGGAGGCTCTGACCCCACCACCG GCCACCCATCTGTCACCCTCAGACAGCGCCCACACCCTTCTAGCACCTCCTGACAGCAGTGAGAAGATGTGCACCGTCCAGTTGGTGGGCAACAGCTGGACCCCTGGCTACCCCGAGACCCAGGAAGCGTTCTGCCCGCAGGTGACATGGTCCTGGGACCAGTTGCCCAACGGAGCTCTTG GCTTCAGCCATGGGGTACCCGCACGAACGCCCCTGACTCCGCCTCCCGACCGCGGCCCACGTACCCCATTGGCTCTCTCTGGCCCTGCCCCAGGCCCCGCTCCTGCGCCCACACTCTTGCCAGAGTCCCCAGACGGCTCGCCCGCCATGATGCTGCAGCCGGGCCCGCAGCTCTACGACGTGATGGACGCGGTCCCAGCGCGGCGCTGGAAGGAGTTCGTGCGTACGCTGGGGCTGCGCGAGGCAGAGATCGAAGCCGTGGAGGTGGAGATCGGCCGCTTCCGAGACCAGCAGTACGAGATGCTCAAGCGCTGGCGCCAGCAGCAGCCCGCGGGCCTGGGCGCCGTTTATGCGGCCCTGGAGCGCATGGGGCTGGACGGCTGCGCGGAGGACTTGCGCAGCCGCCTGCAGCGCGGCCCGTGA
- the TNFRSF25 gene encoding tumor necrosis factor receptor superfamily member 25 isoform X6, with amino-acid sequence MEQRPRGCAAVAAALLLVLLGAQAQGGTRSSRCDCAGDFHKKIGLFCCRGCPAGHYLKAPCTEPCGNSTCLLCPQDTFLAWENHHNSECARCQACDEQASQVALENCSAVADTRCGCKPGWFVECQVSQCVSSSPFYCQPCLDCGALHRHTRLLCSRRDTDCGTCLPGFYEHGDGCVSCPTSTLGSCPERCAAVCGWRQMFWVQVLLAGLVVPLLLGATLTYTYRHCWPHKPMVTADEAGMEALTPPPATHLSPSDSAHTLLAPPDSSEKMCTVQLVGNSWTPGYPETQEAFCPQVTWSWDQLPNGALGPAPAPTLLPESPDGSPAMMLQPGPQLYDVMDAVPARRWKEFVRTLGLREAEIEAVEVEIGRFRDQQYEMLKRWRQQQPAGLGAVYAALERMGLDGCAEDLRSRLQRGP; translated from the exons ATGGAGCAGCGGCCGCGGGGCTGCGCGGCGGTGGCGGCG GCGCTCCTCCTGGTGCTGCTGGGGGCCCAGGCCCAGGGCGGCACTCGTAGCTCCAGGTGTGACTGTGCCGGTGACTTCCACAAGAAGATTGGTCTGTTTTGTTGCAGAGGCTGCCCAGCGG GGCACTACCTGAAGGCCCCTTGCACGGAGCCCTGCGGCAACTCCACCTGCCTTCTGTGTCCCCAAGACACCTTCTTGGCCTGGGAGAACCACCATAATTCTGAATGTGCCCGCTGCCAGGCCTGTGATGAGCAGG cctcccaggtggcGCTGGAGAACTGTTCGGCAGTGGCCGACACCCGCTGTGGCTGTAAGCCAGGCTGGTTTGTGGAGTGCCAGGTCAGCCAATGTGTCAGCAGTTCACCCTTCTACTGCCAACCATGCCTAGACTGCGGGGCCCTGCACCGCCACACACGGCTACTCT GTTCCCGAAGAGATACTGACTGTGGGACCTGCCTGCCTGGCTTCTATGAACACGGCGATGGCTGCGTGTCCTGCCCCAC GAGCACCCTGGGGAGCTGTCCAGAGCGCTGTGCCGCTGTCTGTGGCTGGAGGCAGA TGTTCTGGGTCCAGGTGCTCCTGGCTGGCCTTGTGGTCCCCCTCCTGCTTGGGGCCACCCTGACCTACACATACCGCCACTGCTGGCCTCACAAGCCCATGGTTACTG CAGATGAAGCTGGGATGGAGGCTCTGACCCCACCACCG GCCACCCATCTGTCACCCTCAGACAGCGCCCACACCCTTCTAGCACCTCCTGACAGCAGTGAGAAGATGTGCACCGTCCAGTTGGTGGGCAACAGCTGGACCCCTGGCTACCCCGAGACCCAGGAAGCGTTCTGCCCGCAGGTGACATGGTCCTGGGACCAGTTGCCCAACGGAGCTCTTG GCCCCGCTCCTGCGCCCACACTCTTGCCAGAGTCCCCAGACGGCTCGCCCGCCATGATGCTGCAGCCGGGCCCGCAGCTCTACGACGTGATGGACGCGGTCCCAGCGCGGCGCTGGAAGGAGTTCGTGCGTACGCTGGGGCTGCGCGAGGCAGAGATCGAAGCCGTGGAGGTGGAGATCGGCCGCTTCCGAGACCAGCAGTACGAGATGCTCAAGCGCTGGCGCCAGCAGCAGCCCGCGGGCCTGGGCGCCGTTTATGCGGCCCTGGAGCGCATGGGGCTGGACGGCTGCGCGGAGGACTTGCGCAGCCGCCTGCAGCGCGGCCCGTGA
- the TNFRSF25 gene encoding tumor necrosis factor receptor superfamily member 25 isoform X9, giving the protein MEQRPRGCAAVAAALLLVLLGAQAQGGTRSSRCDCAGDFHKKIGLFCCRGCPAASQVALENCSAVADTRCGCKPGWFVECQVSQCVSSSPFYCQPCLDCGALHRHTRLLCSRRDTDCGTCLPGFYEHGDGCVSCPTSTLGSCPERCAAVCGWRQMFWVQVLLAGLVVPLLLGATLTYTYRHCWPHKPMVTADEAGMEALTPPPATHLSPSDSAHTLLAPPDSSEKMCTVQLVGNSWTPGYPETQEAFCPQVTWSWDQLPNGALGPAPAPTLLPESPDGSPAMMLQPGPQLYDVMDAVPARRWKEFVRTLGLREAEIEAVEVEIGRFRDQQYEMLKRWRQQQPAGLGAVYAALERMGLDGCAEDLRSRLQRGP; this is encoded by the exons ATGGAGCAGCGGCCGCGGGGCTGCGCGGCGGTGGCGGCG GCGCTCCTCCTGGTGCTGCTGGGGGCCCAGGCCCAGGGCGGCACTCGTAGCTCCAGGTGTGACTGTGCCGGTGACTTCCACAAGAAGATTGGTCTGTTTTGTTGCAGAGGCTGCCCAGCGG cctcccaggtggcGCTGGAGAACTGTTCGGCAGTGGCCGACACCCGCTGTGGCTGTAAGCCAGGCTGGTTTGTGGAGTGCCAGGTCAGCCAATGTGTCAGCAGTTCACCCTTCTACTGCCAACCATGCCTAGACTGCGGGGCCCTGCACCGCCACACACGGCTACTCT GTTCCCGAAGAGATACTGACTGTGGGACCTGCCTGCCTGGCTTCTATGAACACGGCGATGGCTGCGTGTCCTGCCCCAC GAGCACCCTGGGGAGCTGTCCAGAGCGCTGTGCCGCTGTCTGTGGCTGGAGGCAGA TGTTCTGGGTCCAGGTGCTCCTGGCTGGCCTTGTGGTCCCCCTCCTGCTTGGGGCCACCCTGACCTACACATACCGCCACTGCTGGCCTCACAAGCCCATGGTTACTG CAGATGAAGCTGGGATGGAGGCTCTGACCCCACCACCG GCCACCCATCTGTCACCCTCAGACAGCGCCCACACCCTTCTAGCACCTCCTGACAGCAGTGAGAAGATGTGCACCGTCCAGTTGGTGGGCAACAGCTGGACCCCTGGCTACCCCGAGACCCAGGAAGCGTTCTGCCCGCAGGTGACATGGTCCTGGGACCAGTTGCCCAACGGAGCTCTTG GCCCCGCTCCTGCGCCCACACTCTTGCCAGAGTCCCCAGACGGCTCGCCCGCCATGATGCTGCAGCCGGGCCCGCAGCTCTACGACGTGATGGACGCGGTCCCAGCGCGGCGCTGGAAGGAGTTCGTGCGTACGCTGGGGCTGCGCGAGGCAGAGATCGAAGCCGTGGAGGTGGAGATCGGCCGCTTCCGAGACCAGCAGTACGAGATGCTCAAGCGCTGGCGCCAGCAGCAGCCCGCGGGCCTGGGCGCCGTTTATGCGGCCCTGGAGCGCATGGGGCTGGACGGCTGCGCGGAGGACTTGCGCAGCCGCCTGCAGCGCGGCCCGTGA
- the TNFRSF25 gene encoding tumor necrosis factor receptor superfamily member 25 isoform X7, producing MEQRPRGCAAVAAVAAALLLVLLGAQAQGGTRSSRCDCAGDFHKKIGLFCCRGCPAGHYLKAPCTEPCGNSTCLLCPQDTFLAWENHHNSECARCQACDEQASQVALENCSAVADTRCGCKPGWFVECQVSQCVSSSPFYCQPCLDCGALHRHTRLLCSRRDTDCGTCLPGFYEHGDGCVSCPTSTLGSCPERCAAVCGWRQMFWVQVLLAGLVVPLLLGATLTYTYRHCWPHKPMVTADEAGMEALTPPPATHLSPSDSAHTLLAPPDSSEKMCTVQLVGNSWTPGYPETQEAFCPQVTWSWDQLPNGALESPDGSPAMMLQPGPQLYDVMDAVPARRWKEFVRTLGLREAEIEAVEVEIGRFRDQQYEMLKRWRQQQPAGLGAVYAALERMGLDGCAEDLRSRLQRGP from the exons ATGGAGCAGCGGCCGCGGGGCTGCGCGGCGGTGGCGGCGGTGGCTGCG GCGCTCCTCCTGGTGCTGCTGGGGGCCCAGGCCCAGGGCGGCACTCGTAGCTCCAGGTGTGACTGTGCCGGTGACTTCCACAAGAAGATTGGTCTGTTTTGTTGCAGAGGCTGCCCAGCGG GGCACTACCTGAAGGCCCCTTGCACGGAGCCCTGCGGCAACTCCACCTGCCTTCTGTGTCCCCAAGACACCTTCTTGGCCTGGGAGAACCACCATAATTCTGAATGTGCCCGCTGCCAGGCCTGTGATGAGCAGG cctcccaggtggcGCTGGAGAACTGTTCGGCAGTGGCCGACACCCGCTGTGGCTGTAAGCCAGGCTGGTTTGTGGAGTGCCAGGTCAGCCAATGTGTCAGCAGTTCACCCTTCTACTGCCAACCATGCCTAGACTGCGGGGCCCTGCACCGCCACACACGGCTACTCT GTTCCCGAAGAGATACTGACTGTGGGACCTGCCTGCCTGGCTTCTATGAACACGGCGATGGCTGCGTGTCCTGCCCCAC GAGCACCCTGGGGAGCTGTCCAGAGCGCTGTGCCGCTGTCTGTGGCTGGAGGCAGA TGTTCTGGGTCCAGGTGCTCCTGGCTGGCCTTGTGGTCCCCCTCCTGCTTGGGGCCACCCTGACCTACACATACCGCCACTGCTGGCCTCACAAGCCCATGGTTACTG CAGATGAAGCTGGGATGGAGGCTCTGACCCCACCACCG GCCACCCATCTGTCACCCTCAGACAGCGCCCACACCCTTCTAGCACCTCCTGACAGCAGTGAGAAGATGTGCACCGTCCAGTTGGTGGGCAACAGCTGGACCCCTGGCTACCCCGAGACCCAGGAAGCGTTCTGCCCGCAGGTGACATGGTCCTGGGACCAGTTGCCCAACGGAGCTCTTG AGTCCCCAGACGGCTCGCCCGCCATGATGCTGCAGCCGGGCCCGCAGCTCTACGACGTGATGGACGCGGTCCCAGCGCGGCGCTGGAAGGAGTTCGTGCGTACGCTGGGGCTGCGCGAGGCAGAGATCGAAGCCGTGGAGGTGGAGATCGGCCGCTTCCGAGACCAGCAGTACGAGATGCTCAAGCGCTGGCGCCAGCAGCAGCCCGCGGGCCTGGGCGCCGTTTATGCGGCCCTGGAGCGCATGGGGCTGGACGGCTGCGCGGAGGACTTGCGCAGCCGCCTGCAGCGCGGCCCGTGA